In Candidatus Wallbacteria bacterium, the sequence AATCATGCCGGAAAAGCCCAGAAAAGCCGTTGCCATCAGCATGGCCACGATCAGGGCGATCGGGATGCCCTGCAGCGATTCAGGGACGTCCGACAGTTCCAGCCGCTCCCTGATCCCTGCCATCAGCACCAAGGCCAGGGTGAAACCGAGCGCTGCGCCGACTCCTGAGACGACTCCTTGAACGAAATTATAATTTTTCTGGATGTTGAGGATGGAAACTCCGAGCACTGCGCAGTTCGTGCTGATCAGCGGCAGATAGATTCCCAGTGCCTGATACAGGGCAGGGACGTATTTCTGCAGGAACAGTTCCACAAACTGGACCAGGGCTGCGATGGTGAGGATGAAGCTCAATGTCTGCAGGTATTCAAGCTTGAGCGGAATCAGCATGTAACGCTGGATCAGCCAGGTGATGGCAGCAGCCAGGCCCATTACAAAGGTCACGGCGCTGCCCATGCCTACCGCTGTTTCGAGCTTCTTGCTGCAGCCCAGGAACGGGCAGATCCCCAGGATCCGTGACAGCACAAAGTTGTTGACCAGGATCGTGGCGATCAGGATGTAGCCGAGTTCATGCATCAGACGCTCCCTTCGCTTTTCCGGGAGATCCGGTTGAACAGCCAGAGTGACAGAGCCATAGTCAGGAATCCTCCTGGCGGCAGGATCATCATCAGAGCCGGTTCAAAGCGTGGACCGAACAAGAGTATCCCGAAAATTGTGCCGTTACCCAGAATTTCCCTGACAGAGCCAAGCAGCAGCAGAGCCAGGGTAAAACCGATGCCCATTCCCAGAGCGTCCAGCAGGGAAGGGCCTGGGCCGTATTTATAAGCAAAGACCTCGGCGCGGGCAATGATGATGCAGTTGACTACTATCAGAGGGATGAAGATTCCCAGAGCTTTATGCAGATCCGGAGTATAGGCGGCCATGATCAGATCAACCACTGTCACGAAAGTTGAGATGACTACGATGAAAATCGGAATCCTGACCTTATCTGGAATCACGCCCCTGAGCAGAGAAATAATCAGATTCGATCCGATCAGCACGAAGGTGGTGGCTGCTCCCATGCCAAGGGCGTTGACAGCAGAGGTCGTCACTGCCAGAGTCGGGCACATTCCAAGCACCAGCCTGAAAGTCGGGTTGTCTTCGAAGATACCCCTGGAAAGTGGATTGCTCATTTGGACACCCCCTGTCCGGCGAAGAAGAAATCCTTCATTTCCATGAATTCGTTCATTTTCAGCCTCAGGTCGTCTGTGACAGCCCTGGAGGAGATTGTGGCAGCAGTGATCGCGTCTACTTTGCCGTCAGGGTTGTCTCTGTTCAAAAATAAATCCGGGAGGGAGAGACCTTTAAACTGCTCCTGAAACCAGGGCTTCTGATAATCCATGGCCAGGTTATTGTATTTCCCGGAGATTTTATGGCAGATCAGCGGATTGATTTCATTGATCCTGGAACCAAGACCTGGAGTTTCGCTGTGTGAGAGTATCTTAAGGCCAAGTACTGTGCCGTTGATGCTGAAGGCTGCCAGAAAACCGATCCTGCCCCCATAACCTTTCGGGTTGCAGCTGGTTACCACACCCAGTGCGCGAGCCCCGAGTTTTCCCACAAAGAAGGTGCTGGTGTCAGGGCTTTGCAGGTTTTTCTTGTCAGTCCTGCAATCAGTAAACAGCACTTCCTGCGACAGACCTTCAAAGTTCCTTCCCTGATAATCCAGGAATTCAACTCTCCTGTCTTTGGAATAAATGAAGTGGACAGGAAGTTTCTCGTCCAGGGTTTCCAGCACATTGGCAGTATTCAGCAGGTAAAAATTTCTGATGAACCAGGTTTTATTTTTATCTGCCTTGTCGGTCACCGGAATCCTGACCACCACGAACCTGTCAAAAGTCAGATTTTTCTGGAGAGCGGACTTGATCAGGGTCAGCAGGTAATTTACATTTTCTTTGGGGTCCCCGGCCGGGAGTTTGCGCTCGTCGTTCACCCGGCGCAGCAATTCAGCGCCTTCAGCTTCCGGAACCTGGTATTTGTCAGGAACGCTGGTGTCGATGTCCCCTTTGATCACGTGATCAGCGACTGTATAGCTGACTGATCCGCCGCTTTCCCTGTGAACAGAGTATTTTCCGTCAGGAATGTCGATCAGATCGATACTGCCTGAGAGCAGCAGTTCGCGCCGCGAGTCGTCTTCTGCAGCAGCCAGTCTGGCAGAAATCACCGGAGCTGTAAGATTGTTCACATAGCAGAGGGTTCCGGCCGAGGCAACGCAGAACAGTGTCAGGATCAATGTGATTCTGATCACAATCATTTCCCAGCCTCCAGTCGCCTCTTCGCAGTGAATCTGTCAATCAGGGGAGTGACCGCATTCATGAGCAGGATGGAATAGCAGACACCTTCAGGATATCCGCCGTATTTTCTGATCACAACTGTGAGGATGCCTGCACCCAGCCCGAAAATAATTTTGCCCTTTCCAGTAAGAGGCGTGGTGACCGGATCTGTAGCCATGAAAAAAGCTCCCAGGATCAGCCCTCCGGCCAGCAGATGGAACATGGGATGGCCGGTAAAAAAACCGTTTTCCCCTAGCACCCAGGACAGCAGAGCAACTGTCCCGAGATAGGAGGCCGGCGTCTGCCAGCCGATGTGCCCTCGGAGCAGAAGATAGCATGCCCCGAGCAGCAGGGCCAGGGCAGAGGTTTCTCCAACACAGCCGCCCACGCTGCCCAGGAAAAGATCGATCTGGGACGTGTACTGTCCGGTTTTGGCAAGGGCAAGAGGCGTGGCGCCGGTCACCGCATCTGTAAGGCTGAGCCAGTCATGCGAATACAATCCGGCCGGTTGAGCCCAGGTAGTCATATATGCCGGCCAGGAGGCCATCAGAAAGGCTCTGCCGATCAGGGCGGGATTGAAGATGTTGTGACCCAGGCCGCCGAAAAACTGCTTGGTTACCAAAATTGCGACTATGCTTCCCGTCCCGGCAGCCCACCAGGGGGTCTGCGGGGGAAGCACCAGGGCCAGCAGCAGGCCGGTAACCGCAGCGGAAAGGTCGGAAACTGTAATCCTGAAGCCGCAGGCATTCTGGTACAGCCACTCTACTGCGACACAGGTAATGACACAGGTCGCGATCAGGAGCAGCGATTTCAGGCCGAAAAAGTAGATCCCGGCGAGCGCTGCCGGCAGCAGGGCGAACAGCACATCCAGCATGATGCTCTGGATAGAGTGTTCGGCTCTGATGTGAGGTGCGCTGGAAATCGTAAGTTTCGGCATCTATGCTCCGGATTTATTTTGTTGGTGCTGTTCTTTCAGCAGATGGTATTTAGCCAGCTTGATGTAATGCGTGAGAGGGATTTTCGCAGGGCAGACGAAGCTGCAGCAGCCGCATTCCTTGCAGTCCAGCAGGCCGTATTCCCGGCATTCGGTAAACCGGTCTTTACGGGAGAGGGCTGCAATGGTCACAGGCAGGAGCAGCGTCGGGCAGGATCTGATGCACCTGCCGCAGCGGATGCAATTACCCCATTCCGTGTCTGCACTGAAATTGCTGCCTTGCAGTAGAATTCCGCAGGTGCCCTTGATGACCGGCGCGTCCAGTGTGGGCTGCGAAATGCCCATCAGAGGCCCTCCGCAAATCACCTTGCCGGTTCTGCCTAAGTCAGCTTCGCAGAATTCCAGCAGCCTGGAGATCTGGGTTCCAAGCGGGACAAGGTAATTTCCAGGTTTTCTGACTGCCGCTCCTGTGACTGTAACTACCCTGGAAATAAGAGGAATGTTCCTGGCCACGCCATGGAAAAGAGCGGCTGCTGTTCCCACGTTCTGGACGACTATCCCGATGTCCAGGGGCAGCCCTCCGGAAGGCACTTCGCGCCCGGTCAGGCTGTAGATGAGCTGCGATTCAGAACCCTGGGGATATTTCACAGGTAAAAGAACCGGTTTGATCCCTGAAAGTCCTTTGATCCTGATGCCGGATACCAGAGCTTCATAGCACTCGCGCTTGTTCTCTTCAATCCCGATCAGGCAGTTTTCCAGCCCCAGGATTGTCAGCAGGATTCTGATTCCCTGCAGGATTTCCTCGGACTGCTCCAGCATCAGGCGATGATCTGCTGTCAGGAAGGGCTCGCATTCTGCGCCGTTTATCAAAAGCAGATCTATCTTTTTTTCAGGAGGCGGGGAAAGTTTGACATGGGCAGGAAAGGCGGCTCCGCCCAGACCGGCGATTCCAGCTTCCTTCACGAATTGGATCAGCTCATGAACCGAGAGTTGCTCCCAATTCCGCTGCAGGCCAAATTCTTTTACCGCCTGATCCCTGCCGTCGGTCTTGATCACGATTGCTGGAGAACGTTTTCCCTGCGGGTGCGGGGAATTTTCTACAGCAGTCACTTCGCCTGAAGAAGAGGCATGCACAGGCAGGGACACGAAGCCGTCAGCATCGCCTATGACCTGCCCCTTTAAGACGGTTTCCCCGACCTTCACTTTGCACTTGGCCGGGTTTCCAATATGCTGGGAAAGCGGAATGATCAGCTTGTCCGGAAGCGGGATCTTTTCGATCTTTCTATCTCTGGTCTGACCTTTGCAGTCGTCCGGGTGAATCCCTCCGGGAAAGGAAGGCATTGGCATTACCTCTGGAAATATATTTCAAATTACAGTATTTGCTGTCTATTCAGTATAGTGGAATGCAGAAAAATGTCAAACTACTCTGCCATTCTTTCATTGATCTTGCTTTCGATATTCCAGTTTGAAGATTGAGTTCTCAGATCGACTTGTCCCAGATCCCTGAAACCGGTTCTGATCTTGTTTATGTCGATTTTTTCAACTGAATATTTTTTAGTCATAAATAGATGCACCTGTTCAGTATTTGGTCAGAAATAATCGGGAAAAAAATTGAAATCGGCTGAACATGCAGGTAATATTTCTGGAACGGAACTTGCTTAATATAAAGAAATTTTTAAAAACGACTGAATAACGGTTGTTAATTCGGGAGGAAAAATGGAATTCAAAGATGACTTCAAACCAATGGGAAGTTCTGGACAACCCAAGGATGAAAAAGCTTCACAACAGCTTTATCCGGGCGAGAGACTGCCTAAGGATTATGGAAAGACTAAAATGGTGCTGATGGTGGTGGATCCGCTCTGGCTTCATACCTATTGGCTTGTCACACCTCAGAAGATCGCCGAACTGGTGAAACTTGTCGGCGAAGCGATTTTCAACGCCTCACGCTTTGTGATCAGGGTCTATGATGTGACTGATGTGGACTTCAACGGCGAGAATGCCCACAGTTATTTCGACATGGGTGTTTCACTGCAGGCCCGCAACTGGTATTTCAACTGCGGCAATCCTGACCGTAACTACCTCGCAGACCTCGGCCTGATCACTCCTGAAGGCAAGTTCGTGCTGATCGCCCGCAGTAACACCATCCGCGCTCCCCGCAACACGATCTCCGAACAGGTGGACGACCGCTGGATATCCATAGAGCAGGACTACGCCAAAATGTACCAGCTCTCAGGCGGCGAACAGATCGGCAGAAGCTCTTTCGACATCAAAGAGATCATTGCCAGGCGGTTTCAGGAGGAATTGTCCTCAGGCTCAGTCTCGAGCTTTTCGAGCGGTTCAGTGACCGGTCTGCAGAAACCCCCTTCCGAGAAAAGCGACTTCTGGCTAAAGGTGGAGACAGAGCTGATTGTTTACGGTGCCACTGAACCCGATGCAGACCTCAGCGTCAAAGGAATGCCGATCAAACTGAGGCCGGACGGTACTTTCACACTCAGATTCGCTCTGCCTGACGGAGAGCAGGTGATACCAGTGGAAGCGACCTCAGCCAGCAAGAAGCATCACCGCGTGATCACCCCTGTGGTGAACAAGGTGACAAGATAAATTAGAAGGTAGATTCTGATATAAGCAACTAAGGAGATAAAATGGCAATCACTGGCGCAAAAGGATATCTGGCGATGGTTCTGCATGCTCACCTGCCCTTTGTGCGGCATCCCGAGCATCCGCGATTTATGGAAGAAGACTGGCTTTTCGAGGCCATCACAGAAACTTACATCCCGCTTATCGATGCCTATGAAAGAATGATCCAGGACGGCGTGGATTTCCGCATCACCATGTCCTGCACGCCACCATTGATGTGCATGCTCAGCGACGAACTGCTGCAGTACCGCTACATTGAGCACCTGACGAGGCTGATCGAACTGGCGGAGAAGGAAGTGATCCGCACCAAGTTTGAACCAGTCTTCAACGAGCTGGCTGAAATGTATCTGCGCAGGTTCAAGCTCTGCTACCAGATTTTTGTGGAACATTACGACAGGAATCTCCTGAATGCTTTCAAAAAATTCCAGGACTTAGGGAAGCTGGAAGTGATCACCTGCACAGGTACGCACGGATTCTTCCCCTTGCTGCTCAATCAGAAAGCCAAGGATGCCTTGCTCTCAGTCGCTGTGCAGACTTATGAGAAGCATATGGGAAGGAAACCCCGAGGGATCTGGCTTGCTGAATGCGGCTTTCAGCCCGGCGACGAGGAACTCCTTAAGAAGCACGGTATCCGCTATTTCTTCGTGGACACGCACGGCATACTTTATGGAACACCTCGCCCGAAATACGGCGTATTCGCCCCTGTCTACACCCCGTGCGGAGTGGCCGCCTTCGGCCGGGACGTGGAATCCTCGAAATCAGTCTGGTCCGCCGAAGAAGGCTATCCGGGCGATTACAATTACCGTGAATTCTACCGTGACATCGGCTGGGACCTGGAACTGGATTATGTGAAACCATACATACACGGCAATATCCGCACCAACACAGGAATCAAATATTACAAGATCACCGGACGCACTGCGCTGAAAGAGCCTTACAATGAGAAGAAGGCAATGGAGATGGCAGGAAGCCACGCCGCCAACTTCATGTTCAACCGCGACAAGCAGGTCGAGTACCTGCACGATTACATGGGGCACAAACCGATCATCATCTCCCCATACGATGCAGAGCTGTTCGGGCACTGGTGGTACGAAGGCCCGAATTTCATCGAATTCCTGCTGCGCAAAATCCATCAAGCCAGTCAAGCCATGAAAACGATCACTCCTTCGGAATACCTTGACGAGAATCCGCAGAATCAGGTGGTCACTCCCTGCCATTCAAGCTGGGGCTACAAAGGCTACAGCGAGGTCTGGCTCAACGGCAGCAACCACTGGATCTACCCGCACCTGCATGAAGCGGCGGACCGGATGATTGAGCTTGCCAACAGATTCAAGCAGGAGTCAGGGCTGCGCAAGAGGGCTCTGAATCAGGCTGCCCGCGAACTGATGCTTGCACAGAGCAGCGACTGGGCCTTTATCATGAAAACCAATACGACGGTACCATATGCTGTAAAACGCACTGAAGAGCATGTGGAAAACTTCAACCGCCTGTATGGGATGATCATCAGGAATGAGATTGACCTCAAGTACCTGGAAGATCTGTCATACAGGAACAACATTTTCCCTGATATTGACTTCAGAATTTATTGCGATTAAACTGAACGGCATGTTTGAAAATTACAAGAAATACGGAATCATCCTGGGATTTTTCTTTTTCGTCCATTATTACCTGATCCTGAAGGTTTTTCCTTTGGCTTTGAAGAGATTCGTGAGAATCCTGGACAGATTCATGGCAAAGAAGGAACAGTGAATCTTCAGACCGCAGGTGATTTTGACGGATTGAAAAAGAACGGCGAGAAATTCCGCTTTCTGATAGTGGATGATTCCCCTTTTATACTCAGGCAAATGGAGCGCTTCCTGGAAGAGATCCATTGTGAAGTGGCGGGTACTGCGTCCAACGGAGCTGAAGCCATCAAGGCCTATCTCAAGGTCAAGCCTGATGTTGTGACCATGGATGTCACAATGCCTGAAATGGATGGAATGGAAGCGCTGGCAGAACTGCTCAAGCTTGACCCCAAAGCTAGAGTGATCATGGTTTCAGCCCACGGAAATGAAAACGTTGTGCGCGAATCCATCACCCGTGGTGCCACCCATTTTATTCTCAAGCCCCTGACTCTATCCAAAATCAGGGAAACACTGGTCCCGATCCTCGAAAAAATCGCCTGAACCCCGAATCTGCTCCAGATGGTACCGTGGTTTAGAGGTATCTTGACATCAATCCTGTAGTTGATTAAAATTTCTTCCACGCTGGGGTATTGTCTAATGGTAGGACGACAGACTCTGGATCTGTTTGTGGTGGTTCGAGCCCATCTACCCCAGCCAACTATCTCTGGCCCCATCGTCTAGTGGCCCAGGACAGCGGCCTCTCACGCCGCAAACAGGGGTTCGATCCCCCTTGGGGCTACCACATGTTTTTGGTAGAATTTTTTGAGCTGTATTCTGTTGAACAGTAACAGGGTTTTATGGGTTCGAAGTCCACTTTCCCCATAGCTCGCACCTTCAGGCAGAATTAGTCTCTGTATTGCTGTTTTTATTGATGGTTGAGCATTATTCCAAAGTTTCGAACAATTTTTTAAGATCCCCCGGATAAAATTCAAACATCCATTCAAGTCAAATGTATCATCTACTACTATTTTAGTATCGTTTTTTAGATTGTAAATTTTCTCGATTGTATCACTATATAGCGTTTTATAGGTATCAGGATCAATTGTTCCGCTCATCAGCAGTTCCAATATTTTCTTTTTCTTCTCTTCCAGTACTGTAATCTGTTTCTTTATCTTCACAATTGTTAAATTAGTCATATTGTGGCTTTTGTTGTGGGTTTTGTTTGCAAGGTCTTCATAGAGTTCGAACAGTGTATCGTTTGGCTCGTTTTTATCGAGAAATTCCATGAACATTTTCTCAAGCTCTTCTTTCCTGATTCTGTAGCTGCAGCCTTTTGTACGGCAGTGATAATATGGATACAATTTGCCCAGTTTTCCCCTTGAATATGATCCAGTCAAATTGCATTTACATTTCGGGCATTTGAAGGTGGTTTTCAATGGGAAATGGCTCCCAATATCCCCCTTGGGAGCAAAATCGAGCTGTGGGCCTTTTAACAGGCTCTGGACGCTATAAAATGTATCTTTGGAGATCAATGGTTTGTGTATCCCTTCAATCTCTTGTGGGAACCATGAAATTTTGATGATTCCGGCATACAGAGGGTTGGTCAGTATCCGATAAATTAGGTTCTTTGACAACTTTATGAAGCCCTTTTGATGTAATGTCTCAGCAATTTCAGTCTTTGTGTATATTCCCATCTCTGCCATCCTGTAAGCCTCAATAACAAACTTGCATTCTTCGTTAGGAATTATTATGGGCCTGTGGTGTTCATCGAGTGAATTTGTATATCCTGTTGGAGCCATCCAGCACCATCTGCCCTCTAAAACAGCCTCTTTCATACCTCCGACTGTCCTCTCTCTTCGCTGGTCATTGTCAAATTGAGCTATAGCTGCAATCATGTTCTTGGTTAGCTTTCCAGCAGGAGAGTCATCAGCCTGTTCTGTAACAGACTCCACATCTATCCCGAACTTGCTAAATAGTGTAATGAGTGCAGTATAATCAACCATGTTTCTGGCCAACCGGTCTAACTTATACACTATGACTACTTTTGCTTTCGAGGGGTTACTTGAAATGAAGTCCAAGAGCAGTTTAAGCTGAGTTCTGTCTATCGTCTTTGCACTCTCCCCCTCTTCCCGGAACTGCCTGATAACTTCGTAACCACATCTCTTTGCATATTCTATGCATGCCTTCTCCTGGATGTCTAAGCTATAACCTAGCTCTGCTTGCTCTTTGGTGGATACGCGACAGTAAATGATTGAATTTTTCATTATAATGTTAGAGATTAATTATTGAAAATCTTTTCAACCAATCTGTAAACAGTACTCCCATAGGTATGCGGCCAGTCAATGCAAGGTGGATTATCTTTTGCTTTGGCTCTAGATATAGCATTTATTATATTTTCTTCCGTGAATATCTTTGCTGGTGAAGCTTTACCACAGTCAGGAATATACTTACTCAATCGTTCTCTACAATCACGAACTGATGAAACACCTGCTCCATCTTCAAAGTGAAGCAGTTGCCAATACTCAAAGTTTGGATTACTTAGTGCAAAACCGTAGTTTACTTTAGTTTTGGCCCATGCAACAAGCGGCTTTAATTGTTCGTCAGTCCATCGGTCTTTGTCAATCACAAGCCAGGCCTCATCAGTTTTACGCAGAGATTCAATTTTTAAATACTCCTTGAGCCTATTAAGAACTCGCGGAGGTGCACTATTATGCTCATTTTTAAGACACTTGATCTTTACAATCAGTTCCCCCCGATTGAAACGGTTGAAATACATCGGCTCAGTCTTTTCGCCTTCTGAAGCAATCACAAATAATTTCTTATACCTTCTTTCTCCAAGTTTTCTCTGAAATCTACCCTTTTGTTTCATCACATTCCTCGACTATCCTGCATTGTTATCGCTGATATCAATTCTTGGTACTCCACCAAGCCGTCCCTGGAGATAGCTTTTACGAATGTCTTTGTCATATCTTACGTCTTTGAATTCACTGAAAGAAAACAATTTTGATGACCCATCAGCACTTCTTTCTGTAACCCACATTTCGTCTCTGCGCATCAAAGTCTGATCCATCAGCTGAAGATCGTGAGTAGTAAAAAGGAGTTGTGCTCTACTATCTGGAGTGCAAAATCCTAAATACTGCTCGATCAAATCTCTTGTTACAAGCGAATGTAAGCTTCGGTCAAGCTCATCGATTATAAAAACCCCTTTGCTATTATGCCTACAGATGTCCAGAAAGCCTGGAAGTAGGTCTATTAATCTCCTCGAACCATCAGACTCATCAACCAAATCAAATTTGACATCACTTCCACTCTGGTTACGGTGATAGGCCACGAGTTTACTTACAGTGACATTTGTTCCATCATTTTTTACCAGAAGGCGATCTCCAAGGGGTTCAATGCATACAGTGGTCGATTTACCGATTGGAACACTCTCCAATATTTTTGATCTTAATCCCTCTGGAAAGGGAATACTTTCAATTTTAATTTCTTCGGTACCCACATGATTAATACCTGTATCCAATCTATTTAACAATAAATTAAAATCTGTATAAAGGGGATTCGTTCTATCGGATACATGGTCGAAAGGCTGAAATATTGAATCTGGTGAAGCCAAAGTTAAATTCTTAAACCAATTAAAAACTGGTTTATAATTCTCGACTTTCTGTAATACCGAATTGGTAAGGAAAAGCTGATTTTTTCTGGTCCCTTTAAATGCATAGTTCAGGTGGTCATTTTTTTCTAATTCTTTATTGGGCATTAGAGAGTCAAGCTGTCTGTGAAAAAGCACTTTCTCACCAGACCCTGTGACAAGTAACAGCTTCTCTTCCTGGACCGCTTCTCGCGACACTGCAAATTCATATACATAGACAGTATCATCAGTCAGAATTTCAAAGGTGAATCGAACCGGTTTGGCCAAATTCTCATTATCGAGTAGATAAGGACGTATCCAAATTGGCATATCTAATCCACTGCCATAAAGGACAAAGTTTTTAGAAAATTCCAGGGCTTTATAAAAACTGCTTTTTCCGGAAGCGTTGCCGCCATAAAGAGCTGCAATAGGTAGTATCCTTGTTCTGTATTTGTTAAGTTTAGGTACTCTTTCGCCGTGCTGGCGTTCGCTGGTGGCAATCATTGACAGCGTACTACGGTCTCTGAAAGACATCCAATTTTCTACTGAAAATTTGAGTAGCATTGGTTACCCCGAATGAGAATTTATCTCATTATACGTACTAATTATTTCGAAATACAACTAAAATTACAATTCAAGATTAATTTGTGTCATTCTATCCTGAAATATGTTCTTTAATCATTTTGAAAAGAAGTTTTATAAATCAGGATAAATTGTTTGATCTTACAACCTTGATATTGAGGATCTGGGATAAAATCTCTTCTCACTCCTCCACCCAATGATCTGCCATCACCTCAGCCTGCTTCAGTACCGTCACCACCGCCTTCTGCTGCTTATCCGGCGGATATCCATGCTTGTTCAGTGTCCGCTTCACAATGACCATGAGCTTAGCTCTTGCACTCTCCTTAATCGTCCAGTCTATGGTTGTATTCTTGCGGACCTTGTCAGCTATCTCTTTGGCAATGGTTTTCAGTATCTCATCCCCCAGGATCTTCACAGCGCTGTCATTGGTCTCCAGTGCTGAATAGAAGGCGAATTCATCCTTGGTCAGTTTCAGTCCTGGCTGTAACCAAGCTCTGCTTGCTCTTTGGTGGATACGTGGCAGTAAATAATGGAGTTTTTCATTTCGTTATACCTCGATAAGTTCCCACGCACATACCATTAAAGTAAATTCGATTTGGCTATAGCCGTCAAGCTGAATTTTATCTACCTAATCCCTCTTTAAATCCAGTTTGTTTTCTTTCAACCAGAAGAAGTGAATAGCTACAAAGCGCCATACAGCATCAACAAGATTGCGAAATACTTCGATTAAATAATCATTTTCTGCTGAGCCCAATGATTTTAAAGTTCCACTGAGATTTCCAATCACTTCCATTTCAATAAAATGATCAGAAGTTTTTTTTGAGTTTACTAATTCCATCAAAAGGGTATTAATAATAGGTGTCACATTCCCCTGACATTCCAAAAGAGTTTTTGCAGCGAGATGAACTGAGTCGATCATTGGGTCGAGTTTGAAATTACTTTCTGAAACATACCTGTATTGCTCAACAGCAGAAATAATAGGAGCGATACTTTCCAAACGCTTAAACGGTTCTACTTTGTTGTCGCTGAGGATTCTGCTAATTCCTAGGAACCTTTCTCCATTGGTAAAAAATTTGTCTGCTAGATTTGAATTTTCCGCTAAATCGGCTCCAGTTAGAAGCGTTCCTAGACATAGTTGAAAAATTTGACGTCCATACGAAAGAAGAGATTGATACTCTCGCCAGTCTTTAGTTTTACTTGATTCTTTGACTATAAACTTTAATACCTGAGAATCCCCTGCATGCACAATTTGTGAACGAGTATCATAGAATTGCCTTGCCCAGTCCTGCAGCCTTGGAATTCTTCCTAGAAGTAATGATATCGTGTCAACAAAACGATCAGTTTTTTCACTTGACGGCAAGGCTAACATCGATTCAAAAGCTATTGAGAGATCTACAATCGCAGCTGCATGGGTGTTGGCCTCACTGTTTGCGGCATTAAACCACTGCAGGGCATTGAAAACACGTTCCGAGGTGTTAGTTTTTTCTTTAGTCAGGAGTTCATAAAGTAATCGATAATCGCATCTGATACTTTTCGCAATACCAACGGTGGCGCACAAATTCTGTGAATTATTTAGAGAT encodes:
- a CDS encoding response regulator, producing MNLQTAGDFDGLKKNGEKFRFLIVDDSPFILRQMERFLEEIHCEVAGTASNGAEAIKAYLKVKPDVVTMDVTMPEMDGMEALAELLKLDPKARVIMVSAHGNENVVRESITRGATHFILKPLTLSKIRETLVPILEKIA
- a CDS encoding RloB family protein, producing MKQKGRFQRKLGERRYKKLFVIASEGEKTEPMYFNRFNRGELIVKIKCLKNEHNSAPPRVLNRLKEYLKIESLRKTDEAWLVIDKDRWTDEQLKPLVAWAKTKVNYGFALSNPNFEYWQLLHFEDGAGVSSVRDCRERLSKYIPDCGKASPAKIFTEENIINAISRAKAKDNPPCIDWPHTYGSTVYRLVEKIFNN
- a CDS encoding AAA family ATPase, producing MLLKFSVENWMSFRDRSTLSMIATSERQHGERVPKLNKYRTRILPIAALYGGNASGKSSFYKALEFSKNFVLYGSGLDMPIWIRPYLLDNENLAKPVRFTFEILTDDTVYVYEFAVSREAVQEEKLLLVTGSGEKVLFHRQLDSLMPNKELEKNDHLNYAFKGTRKNQLFLTNSVLQKVENYKPVFNWFKNLTLASPDSIFQPFDHVSDRTNPLYTDFNLLLNRLDTGINHVGTEEIKIESIPFPEGLRSKILESVPIGKSTTVCIEPLGDRLLVKNDGTNVTVSKLVAYHRNQSGSDVKFDLVDESDGSRRLIDLLPGFLDICRHNSKGVFIIDELDRSLHSLVTRDLIEQYLGFCTPDSRAQLLFTTHDLQLMDQTLMRRDEMWVTERSADGSSKLFSFSEFKDVRYDKDIRKSYLQGRLGGVPRIDISDNNAG
- a CDS encoding HEPN domain-containing protein, with product MKMHNQNQKFSLAVFPFLKTKKPVTIGKILFSSTDDTNGLTAEQKVLVDEIVNMLFLKDNLQIKAASYAFIPYIDMDHPRDHFEKLKNIQAFVAYIYASPRHEFGDIFLAPETASMAVFSPGKISKSLVSPHDHVEEVQKSSELIADERGEIDGYAGMYNFKHPFWVSRGSRLYGPIPNPSLNNSQNLCATVGIAKSIRCDYRLLYELLTKEKTNTSERVFNALQWFNAANSEANTHAAAIVDLSIAFESMLALPSSEKTDRFVDTISLLLGRIPRLQDWARQFYDTRSQIVHAGDSQVLKFIVKESSKTKDWREYQSLLSYGRQIFQLCLGTLLTGADLAENSNLADKFFTNGERFLGISRILSDNKVEPFKRLESIAPIISAVEQYRYVSESNFKLDPMIDSVHLAAKTLLECQGNVTPIINTLLMELVNSKKTSDHFIEMEVIGNLSGTLKSLGSAENDYLIEVFRNLVDAVWRFVAIHFFWLKENKLDLKRD